One window of the Branchiostoma lanceolatum isolate klBraLanc5 chromosome 3, klBraLanc5.hap2, whole genome shotgun sequence genome contains the following:
- the LOC136430539 gene encoding uncharacterized protein, producing MGKITTNPGEKKPAEPEVQVEPTAPLPQKVTATELPLPVTMTTAPPRRNRRCCVILLSVLIVVMIGVSITLGALYMKKHHGRDHDRPEHHWDGENDGDWDELMGGGKPGHSGEHRPRPGHHSGEHRPGHHGSSSSEEHGHRPDHRPDHRPDHRPDHRPDHRPDHRPDRPWPRPSGEPRPPRPSGEPRPTRPF from the exons ATGGGGAAGATAACCACCAATCCGGGGGAGAAGAAGCCGGCAGAGCCGGAGGTTCAGGTAGAGCCAACCGCCCCACTGCCTCAGAAGGTGACCGCGACCGAGCTTCCCCTACCGGTTACCATGACCACTGCACCACCCCGCAGGAACCGCCGCTGCTGCGTCATCCTCCTGTCGGTGCTGATCGTGGTGATGATCGGCGTCTCCATCACTCTCGGCGCCCTGTACATGAAGAAGCACCACGGCCGTGATCACGATAGGCCGGAG CACCACTGGGATGGTGAAAATGACGGCGACTGGGACGAACTGATGGGTGGTGGCAAACCCGGCCACAGCGGAGAACACCGCCCACGCCCCGGGCACCACAGCGGGGAACACCGCCCCGGTCATCACGGCAGCAGCAGCAGCGAGGAGCATGGGCACCGTCCCGACCACCGTCCCGACCACCGTCCCGACCACCGTCCCGACCACCGCCCCGACCATCGTCCCGACCACCGTCCCGACCGCCCCTGGCCGCGTCCGTCCGGAGAACCCAGGCCCCCTCGCCCATCTGGAGAGCCCCGCCCAACCAGGCCTTTTTAA
- the LOC136430538 gene encoding uncharacterized protein isoform X2: MGKLTVDSSAKTSPEDAPPYPLEPLPGIPTKPSLQTNIVVPEPVPGLPPAQVRRCPKKCGTITLVSVCVVLVVALILLGVKLGKKHLMAGKLDCEERGEEGHMGRDCDEMEDMEEMGDESQEGQDGEHDEGGPESRRRGRGVGGGYRG; this comes from the exons ATGGGTAAGCTGACGGTCGATTCTAGTGCTAAGACCAGCCCGGAGGACGCCCCTCCCTATCCCCTGGAGCCACTCCCGGGGATCCCGACCAAGCCTAGTCTGCAGACCAACATTGTGGTGCCGGAGCCGGTACCTGGGCTTCCACCG GCCCAGGTCAGACGGTGCCCGAAGAAGTGTGGGACCATCACCCTGGTGTCCGTCTGTGTGGTGTTGGTGGTGGCGTTGATCTTACTCGGTGTGAAGCTGGGTAAGAAACATTTGATGGCTGGGAAACTGGACTGCGAGGAGCGTGGGGAGGAAGGCCACATG GGGAGGGACTGTGACGAGATGGAAGACATGGAGGAGATGGGCGATGAGAGTCAGGAAGGGCAAGACGGAGAACACGATGAGGGTGGTCCCGAAAGTCGTCGTCGTGGCCGTGGAGTCGGAGGTGGTTATCGAGGGTGA